The genome window TATCCCAACAGTCCCTCAGGGATGCCGGGAGTGGAGACTTCTCTAGCGCTCATGTTGACCCAGGCAGCTCAGGGACGTTGCACAGTTGCTCAGGTAGCCCACTGGATGTCAACAGCAGTGGCTGAAGCCTATGGAATTCCCAACAAGGGCAAAATTGCTCCGGGCTATGATGCTGATTTGGTGTTGGTGGATCTGAATGCCTATCAACCAGTCCGCCGAGAAGACCTGTTGACGAAGTGTGGTTGGAGTCCGTTTGAGGGATGGAACTTAACAGGCTGGGCGCAGGTGACGATCGTTGGTGGACAGATTGTGTACAATCGGGGGCAACTGAACCATAAGGTAAGAGGACAAGCATTACAGTTTATCTAGCCAATCTCTGCGCTAGTCTCTCACCAATGCCAAAACCGTTATTCCAGCAAAATTTCGACCCACTTGGGAGGCGCAGGAATTGGGTTCCCTAGCCGCTCCAGCATCAGTGATGCCACTAAGTGCACAACAAAGGCATATATCAAGTTATTCAAGACTACCATCGTGATGATCAATATCTGCACAAACCATAGGCTCGGCTGTGCCAGTAGGCCAAGTTTAATGAACAGCCACTCAGCCAACTCAGTAATCTGGGTGGTGACATAAAGCCAGAGGTCGTCACCCAGTAGGATAGATACTAGCCAAATGCGGAAAAAGAAGCCAATCGTTCCTAACAGCGTTCCCATGGCAATGCTGCTATACCAGTTCATGCCCCATCGCCACCAAGCCCCAAACTGTACGCCCATTACCCCATAAGGGATAACAAATTGGATGCTACGGGGCGGCCCCATCAACACAGAAAGTAGCAGCCCAGAAACAATTGTGCCCATCCAGGCAGCGCGTCCGCCCCATCGGAGATAGATGAGCGCAATAGGGATAGGAAAAAAGATACGCAGTACTGGCCCTAGAGGAAAGTAATAATTGACAAGCCAAATTAGGCTCGATGCACTGGCTAGGAACGCTGTCTCGACCATAACAAGTGTGACAGTTTTATGCCGGGTTGCCTTCAGGGGCGATGGCTGCCACTGTTCCAAATCGCTAGCATTTGAGGCGATCGTGTCAGGGCGAGGATTAGGTAAGTCAGACATTGGGGGTTAGTAACAAGAGGGTGAATTGGGATCTAGGTATCCAATTGATGCATTCAGATAACTCGTAATGACGCTAACTAAGCTCTAGAGCATCATGCGTTCGATGGCGATTAGATCTGGAATGCACAACACATCTCGATCGCGAATGATCGTCCCCTTCTTTTCTAGTTTATTTAAGACTCGTGTTACTGTTTCCCTTGCTAGCCCACTCAGGCTACTCAATTCTCGATGGGGTAAGTTGGGAATCTCAATCCCTTCGCTGGTACGTTTCCCCTGGCCTTCTGCTAGGAATAGCAAAATATCTGCGACCCGCGACGTGCTATCAGACTCTCGCAGACGTAAACGGCGATTGACTTGGCGCAAACGGCGTGCCATCAACTGAGCTAGCCGGATTCCCGCTTGAGGTTCTGAACTCAGCAGTTGCACAAAGTCTTGGGCAGGCATGTTGCCAATTGTAGTGCGAGCTAGGGTGATTACGTCGGTCGATCGCGGTACTTCATCTAGGGGAGCCATCTCGCCAAACAGTTCCCCCTTACCTAGAATATTGAGGGTAATTTCCTTGCCATCCAGGTTGTAGGTGCGAATCTTCACCCAGCCATCTAAGATGAAATAGACGGATGTTCCCCAGTCATTTTCTAGCAAAATCACCTGATTAGCGGGATGCTCACGGGTAACCATGTGCGCTGTTGCCCGCTCTATGGCGCTATCAGGGAGCCCCTGAAAGAAGGGGGCTGATCGTACCATTGCAGCATGGGCTTGGCTATCGCGAGGGTTATAGCGTTCTTCCATTGGGTTCAGCAGACAACAACAGTTTTGAGCTTAGACTATAGTTATAGTCAATAGTTATAGTCAATTGTATTGAATCTAAGTTACAGGACACTATAGCGTTATGGTTCTACGTTCCAGCAAGACTTGCAAGTGACTCCTACTACATCTATCTGTCTATGATTTCAGTAGACTAATGTCTTAGCAAATCAAACTAGCGTGACTGTAGTCTCTGAAATCCTAAGAGGGTTAGTATGTAGACGCATTGCTAAAGGTAGAGAGTGTTAATGATAAAAAATTTATCGGCATGTGCTTTTCAGTAGTCCTGAATAGCCAGAATATAGCTTTAGAGCATAACAAACTTTACTTAGCTTGGTTAAATTTAGTTTTCTAAAAAAGCGTTACGTTTTTGGGTTTCTAGCATACACTTCTGGCAATCATGGCTGGCAGCTATTAGGTTAATAATCACGTACTTTGGTAACGGTGAAAGTATAGAAAATCATAATCAACCATAACTAGTTGGCACTTACATGGGAATACTAGTACATGGGAATACTAGTAGATGCCTTAACTCTTACATTCATGGAAACCAAAACTATTTCAGTGGACTTTAACGAACTACATCGATGAAGTATTGATGAACTTACTAACTTACTAAATTGATGAACATACCAATCTGCATTGATAAAAGGAGGCTTAATTACTGTAGGACAGCACTATCAGGTAATACAGGTTAGATGGTGCGGGTTCTAATCCGAGACAACTTTGTTAGACGGGTTAGACATAATCAAGGTGGGCATAACACTATTGCTATTATTCAAGTGTAGTCAGGGATCCGAGTTGTGAGTGGTCAGAGAGAACAGCTACAGGCACTAATCGCAGACATTGATGGAGTACTTGGAAGGGCAACTCCTAATTTGCCATGGGTAATGTCAGGAGGGACAGCAGAGCAGCGGCAACTTTTGGAGCGGGTTCGTAGCTATCTAGCTAGCTTGAATCCTGAGCCGAGTAGTATGGGAAATCACCGGTTAGACGATCGCCCTGGCTGGAGTGGAGGTAGCATGAGCCATGTGACAGATGCCATGCAACCGCAGCAAGTATCCCAGCAAATTCTTCAAGCGGTCATGCATGAACTAAGTTATCTGCGGGCAGGCTTGCTACAGCCTATTCAGGCGGATATAGAACGATTGCAGCAACAGCGTGCTGCCTTACAGGCGGAAATTACCCAGTTAGAGCTACGAAAACAATACTATCTACAGAGTCAAGAGTCGTCGGCATTACCACTGGAAGCACTGCGCACGTTAATTAACCAACTGCAAGCAGTTTTGACACAGTCTAGCCTGCCATCATCAGGTCAGGTATTGTCGGGTGAGGTTACTAGTCCTGAGTTGCTGGGGCAGGGCTATGCTACACAGCAAATTCAGCAATTGCAGGCTCTTCAGGCCCAATCCGATCGTCTATTGATGAGTCTAGACACAACGCTGCGGATTGTTTGTGAATCTCTGCAACATAATCTCAGAACCTACGAAGAGTCATTGTCTCAGGGCCTGCAAAAGATGCATAGCTTGGGGCAGCAGGGTGAAATGATGTTCACCGCTTGGATGAATTTTTTGGTGCAACGGTTGGGGCAAGAAACTGCTGCCTATTTGCAAGGCTCGTATCTTTCTGCTAACCCATCACTGGCGAATACAGCTACTTCAGATAGCCAGTCATCCTCAACTCTGGGCACTACAGCCCGGCTGACTCCCCAGACCCAGCGCGTGCTAGATCAGTTGGGAATTAC of Cyanobacteriota bacterium contains these proteins:
- a CDS encoding DUF2232 domain-containing protein — translated: MSDLPNPRPDTIASNASDLEQWQPSPLKATRHKTVTLVMVETAFLASASSLIWLVNYYFPLGPVLRIFFPIPIALIYLRWGGRAAWMGTIVSGLLLSVLMGPPRSIQFVIPYGVMGVQFGAWWRWGMNWYSSIAMGTLLGTIGFFFRIWLVSILLGDDLWLYVTTQITELAEWLFIKLGLLAQPSLWFVQILIITMVVLNNLIYAFVVHLVASLMLERLGNPIPAPPKWVEILLE
- a CDS encoding Crp/Fnr family transcriptional regulator: MEERYNPRDSQAHAAMVRSAPFFQGLPDSAIERATAHMVTREHPANQVILLENDWGTSVYFILDGWVKIRTYNLDGKEITLNILGKGELFGEMAPLDEVPRSTDVITLARTTIGNMPAQDFVQLLSSEPQAGIRLAQLMARRLRQVNRRLRLRESDSTSRVADILLFLAEGQGKRTSEGIEIPNLPHRELSSLSGLARETVTRVLNKLEKKGTIIRDRDVLCIPDLIAIERMML